The following coding sequences lie in one Equus asinus isolate D_3611 breed Donkey chromosome 1, EquAss-T2T_v2, whole genome shotgun sequence genomic window:
- the GPR85 gene encoding probable G-protein coupled receptor 85 — MANYSHAADNILQNLSPLTAFLKLTSLGFIIGVSVVGNLLISILLVKDKTLHRAPYYFLLDLCCSDILRSAICFPFVFNSVKNGSTWTYGTLTCKVIAFLGVLSCFHTAFMLFCISVTRYLAIAHHRFYTKRLTFWTCLAVICMVWTLSVAMAFPPVLDVGTYSFIREEDQCTFQHRSFRANDSLGFMLLLALILLATQLVYLKLIFFVHDRRKMKPVQFVAAVSQNWTFHGPGASGQAAANWLAGFGRGPTPPTLLGIRQNANTTGRRRLLVLDEFKMEKRISRMFYIMTFLFLTLWGPYLVACYWRVFARGPVVPGGFLTAAVWMSFAQAGINPFVCIFSNRELRRCFSTTLLYCRKSRLPREPYCVI; from the coding sequence ATGGCGAACTATAGCCATGCAGCCGACAACATTTTGCAAAATCTTTCTCCTCTGACAGCCTTTCTGAAACTGACTTCCTTGGGTTTCATAATAGGAGTCAGCGTTGTGGGCAACCTTCTGATCTCCATTTTGCTAGTGAAAGATAAGACTTTGCATAGAGCACCTTACTACTTCCTGTTGGATCTTTGCTGTTCAGATATCCTCAGATCTGCAATTTGTTTCCCATTTGTATTCAACTCTGTCAAAAATGGCTCTACCTGGACTTATGGGACTCTGACTTGCAAAGTGATTGCCTTTCtgggggttttgtcctgtttccacACTGCTTTCATGCTCTTCTGCATCAGTGTCACCAGATACTTAGCTATCGCCCATCACCGCTTCTATACAAAGAGGCTGACGTTTTGGACGTGTCTGGCTGTGATCTGCATGGTGTGGACTCTGTCTGTGGCCATGGCCTTCCCCCCAGTTTTAGATGTGGGCACTTACTCCTTCATTAGGGAGGAAGATCAATGCACCTTCCAACACCGCTCCTTCAGGGCTAATGATTCCCTAGGATTTATGCTGCTCCTTGCTCTCATCCTCCTAGCCACACAGCTTGTCTACCTCAAGCTGATATTTTTTGTCCACGACCGAAGGAAAATGAAGCCAGTCCAGTTTGTAGCAGCAGTCAGCCAGAACTGGACTTTTCATGGCCCCGGAGCCAGTGGCCAGGCAGCTGCCAATTGGCTAGCAGGATTTGGAAGGGGTCCCACACCACCCACTTTGCTGGGCATCAGGCAAAATGCAAACACCACGGGCAGAAGAAGGCTATTGGTCTTAGATGAGttcaaaatggagaaaagaatcagCAGAATGTTCTATATCATGACTTTCCTCTTCCTAACCTTGTGGGGCCCCTATCTGGTGGCCTGTTATTGGAGAGTTTTTGCAAGAGGGCCTGTAGTACCAGGGGGATTTCTAACAGCTGCTGTCTGGATGAGTTTTGCCCAAGCAGGAATCAATCCTTTTGTCTGCATTTTCTCCAACAGGGAGCTGAGGCGCTGTTTCAGCACAACCCTTCTTTACTGCAGAAAATCCAGGTTACCAAGGGAACCTTACTGTGTTATATGA